The following proteins come from a genomic window of Methanosarcina sp. MTP4:
- a CDS encoding DUF4326 domain-containing protein: MRRQFLCEIYKSVHGTKKDLLRAIPGELSGKVLVCWCWPDQCHGDILAYLANNPDRIEEFRQGKNPMKGKVQSTLGSFE; encoded by the coding sequence GTGCGGCGACAATTTCTTTGTGAGATATATAAATCAGTTCACGGCACCAAGAAGGATCTCCTGAGGGCAATCCCCGGGGAATTATCAGGCAAAGTTCTCGTATGCTGGTGCTGGCCCGATCAATGCCATGGGGACATACTGGCATACCTGGCTAACAACCCGGACAGGATCGAAGAATTCAGGCAGGGGAAAAATCCGATGAAGGGGAAGGTCCAGTCGACTCTGGGGAGTTTTGAATGA
- a CDS encoding nucleotidyltransferase, with the protein MIESVEEIQSLFREIDSSLHITPETEKLEIFVIGGTVLLEQGLKPATKDIDLVVRNMHDFKLFENTLNSLGFKSTKPGAEYIHMNVSQVLEREDFRIDLFQTSVCGKFSVTDSMVERAREYLVLDRLAVYLCSNEDVFLFKTMTERSGDIEDCISLAKRGIEWEIILDELKNQIRLSGQNVWITWVGERLDILADEGLYIPILGEVERLSEEYYENELKKYGS; encoded by the coding sequence ATGATAGAGAGCGTAGAAGAAATCCAGAGCCTTTTTAGAGAAATTGATAGCTCCTTACATATAACTCCTGAAACTGAAAAACTTGAAATTTTTGTTATTGGCGGGACAGTACTTCTGGAACAGGGCCTCAAGCCTGCAACAAAAGATATAGACCTTGTCGTCCGAAACATGCATGACTTTAAACTGTTTGAAAATACCCTTAACAGCCTTGGTTTCAAAAGTACAAAACCAGGAGCTGAATACATCCATATGAATGTCAGCCAGGTCCTGGAGAGGGAAGATTTTAGAATAGATCTCTTCCAGACAAGTGTCTGCGGGAAGTTTTCGGTCACGGATTCAATGGTTGAAAGGGCCAGAGAATATTTAGTTCTGGACAGACTTGCTGTTTATCTCTGCTCCAATGAAGACGTTTTCTTATTCAAGACAATGACCGAAAGGAGTGGAGACATTGAAGACTGCATTTCTCTTGCAAAAAGAGGCATCGAGTGGGAAATAATTCTTGATGAACTCAAAAACCAGATCAGGTTAAGTGGGCAGAATGTTTGGATAACATGGGTAGGAGAAAGACTTGACATACTTGCAGACGAAGGGCTCTATATCCCGATTCTTGGAGAGGTGGAGAGATTGAGCGAAGAGTATTATGAGAATGAATTAAAAAAATATGGGAGTTAA